A region of Deltaproteobacteria bacterium IMCC39524 DNA encodes the following proteins:
- a CDS encoding peroxiredoxin has translation MSVLVGKQAPDFTAAAVLADGSIKADFSLSDYAGKYVVLFFYPLDFTFVCPTELIAFSKRIKEFEDRDVQVIGCSIDSQFTHVAWRNTPVDEGGIGEVNYPLVADIKHEICRAYDVEFTDAGVAYRGSFLIDKEGKVHHQVVNDLPLGRNVDEMLRMIDALQFTEKYGEVCPAGWNKGDDGMKADKDGVASYLKDKAVNL, from the coding sequence ATGAGTGTTCTTGTGGGAAAACAAGCCCCTGATTTTACAGCAGCAGCTGTTCTGGCTGATGGTTCGATAAAAGCCGATTTCTCTCTTTCTGATTACGCGGGGAAATATGTTGTTTTGTTCTTTTATCCGCTTGATTTTACTTTTGTCTGTCCGACAGAATTGATTGCTTTCAGTAAGAGAATCAAAGAGTTTGAAGACCGTGACGTGCAGGTCATCGGTTGCTCAATCGACTCACAGTTCACACACGTAGCCTGGCGCAACACTCCGGTTGATGAGGGTGGTATCGGCGAGGTTAATTATCCTTTGGTTGCCGACATCAAGCACGAGATATGCCGGGCCTATGATGTCGAATTTACGGACGCCGGGGTCGCTTATCGTGGTTCCTTTTTGATCGACAAGGAAGGAAAAGTCCATCACCAGGTTGTCAATGATCTACCGCTTGGTCGTAACGTCGATGAGATGCTGCGCATGATTGATGCTCTGCAGTTTACTGAAAAGTATGGTGAAGTCTGCCCCGCTGGTTGGAACAAGGGTGATGATGGGATGAAGGCAGATAAGGACGGTGTTGCTTCTTATCTTAAAGACAAGGCTGTAAACCTTTAA
- the xerC gene encoding tyrosine recombinase XerC, translating to MQKLIDSFTTYISDERNLSPHTRAAYLRDLGEFRVFLEEHGGSDLQSLARLDSFLLRRYLAELHKRNQRTSIARKLSTLRTFFRYLVREGRLASNPAEGLSSPKLNRYLPKTLSVDEATALMERGYGNTLLDLRDRAIVELFYSSGLRVSELTGLDIGALDLREKLVRVLGKGRKERIVPIGRKSHEALLAYLEARNMPDTEEPLFLNARGGRLTPRSVQRNLKTRLIKAGVIKDISPHALRHSFATHLLDGGADLRAIQELLGHASLSTTQKYTQVSVDQLMSVYDKAHPRSKKK from the coding sequence ATGCAAAAGCTGATAGACAGTTTCACCACATATATATCTGATGAAAGAAACCTCTCGCCCCATACAAGAGCTGCTTACTTGCGTGATCTTGGCGAGTTTCGTGTTTTTCTAGAAGAGCATGGTGGCTCTGATCTGCAATCTCTGGCCCGGCTCGATAGCTTCCTCTTGCGGCGCTATCTCGCTGAGTTGCATAAACGCAACCAGCGGACTTCGATCGCCAGGAAACTTTCCACCTTGCGAACTTTTTTTCGTTATCTGGTCCGTGAGGGACGTCTGGCCAGCAATCCTGCCGAAGGTTTGTCGTCTCCCAAGTTGAATCGTTATCTGCCAAAAACCCTCTCGGTCGATGAAGCCACGGCTCTGATGGAGCGTGGTTATGGCAATACGCTTCTGGATTTGCGTGACCGGGCCATTGTTGAACTCTTTTACTCAAGTGGCTTACGTGTCAGTGAGTTGACCGGCCTGGATATCGGAGCTCTTGATTTGCGCGAGAAGCTTGTGCGTGTGCTGGGTAAAGGTCGCAAGGAACGGATCGTGCCGATCGGCCGTAAATCTCATGAGGCTCTGCTGGCTTACCTTGAAGCGCGAAACATGCCCGACACGGAGGAGCCGCTGTTCCTCAATGCACGGGGAGGTCGATTGACGCCGCGTAGTGTTCAGCGCAACCTGAAAACCCGCCTGATCAAAGCAGGTGTCATTAAAGACATCAGCCCACACGCTTTGCGACATTCTTTTGCCACGCACCTTCTGGATGGCGGAGCAGATCTTCGCGCCATACAGGAGTTGCTGGGTCACGCTTCTCTTTCAACCACGCAAAAATATACCCAGGTCAGCGTCGATCAACTGATGTCTGTCTACGATAAGGCTCACCCCCGCAGTAAGAAGAAATAG
- a CDS encoding alpha/beta fold hydrolase: MTILLSLLLYLMKTTICVVALTVLLSYTVAWYERANSSPALIDRRFTTRGIGIAFWLLIQETGCLLLTILLRPLGWRQPQIPDSKDSEKPPVILLHGLFQNRSCLLWLQHRLKAAGYQQVISINTPPWRDIEALSEQLAKKVDELRIHLKVEKVILIGHSMGGLIARNYVQSRGGSAHVQAMVTLGSPHHGSKLAPFALSTMGKSLLPGCEFLTRFNSVPWPEATPATSIFTRYDNIVLPVESAKMEGARHFELDGMGHTALLFHPRALQTVIEALSSKA, translated from the coding sequence ATGACAATATTACTCTCTCTACTGCTCTATTTGATGAAGACAACTATCTGCGTGGTGGCCCTGACGGTTCTGCTGAGTTATACCGTTGCCTGGTATGAGCGCGCGAACTCAAGCCCAGCGCTGATTGACCGACGCTTTACAACGCGCGGAATCGGTATCGCATTCTGGTTGCTCATTCAGGAGACAGGCTGTCTGCTACTGACGATCCTGCTTCGGCCTCTCGGTTGGCGACAACCACAAATTCCCGATTCGAAAGATTCTGAGAAACCGCCTGTCATTCTCCTGCATGGTCTGTTTCAGAACCGTAGTTGTCTTCTCTGGCTGCAACACCGGCTAAAAGCGGCCGGATATCAGCAGGTCATCAGCATTAATACGCCCCCATGGCGCGACATAGAGGCTTTGTCAGAGCAGTTGGCAAAAAAGGTCGATGAACTTCGCATCCACCTTAAAGTCGAAAAAGTCATCCTGATCGGCCACTCAATGGGAGGGCTGATCGCACGCAACTACGTACAGAGCCGTGGCGGCTCTGCTCATGTACAAGCGATGGTGACTCTCGGTTCACCTCATCACGGTTCGAAGCTGGCCCCTTTTGCTCTCTCGACGATGGGAAAGAGCCTCTTGCCCGGATGCGAGTTCCTCACTAGGTTCAACAGCGTCCCATGGCCCGAGGCAACGCCTGCGACTTCGATTTTTACCCGCTACGACAATATTGTCCTCCCCGTGGAATCAGCCAAAATGGAGGGTGCCCGTCATTTTGAACTCGATGGCATGGGGCATACCGCCCTGCTCTTCCACCCCCGTGCGTTACAAACGGTTATCGAAGCTTTGAGCAGCAAAGCTTAA
- a CDS encoding secondary thiamine-phosphate synthase enzyme YjbQ, which translates to MKTLQVRSNRQVEMIDISADVCKVIRETGVTEGLAVIFTHHTTAAITINENADPAVCHDLVMAINKIVPMQDAYRHLEGNSAAHLKSSLFGASETLIINNGELRLGTWQGIYFCEFDGPRQRQVQIQVISQ; encoded by the coding sequence ATGAAAACCCTTCAGGTAAGAAGCAACCGGCAGGTTGAGATGATCGACATCTCGGCGGACGTTTGTAAAGTCATACGCGAGACCGGAGTGACTGAGGGTCTGGCCGTTATCTTCACTCACCATACAACCGCAGCTATCACAATCAACGAAAATGCCGACCCGGCGGTTTGCCACGATCTGGTGATGGCGATCAATAAGATCGTGCCGATGCAGGATGCTTATCGTCACCTCGAAGGCAACAGCGCCGCTCACCTGAAAAGCAGCCTTTTTGGTGCCAGTGAAACCTTGATCATCAATAACGGCGAACTACGGCTCGGCACCTGGCAGGGGATTTACTTCTGTGAATTCGATGGGCCCCGTCAACGCCAGGTACAGATCCAGGTTATCAGCCAATGA
- a CDS encoding DUF362 domain-containing protein, which yields MSHSVSLQALTDYDPARVQDALHLLLEPLGGISSFIKSGQKVLLKPNMLAGKTPEKAVTTHPEIVRQVILMAQSAGGHISVGDSPGLGKPENVARKCGIMDVIEETGVHFAPFEESVPITLKTGTFHHLEVAREALETDVIINLPKLKTHQMMGYTGAVKNLFGLVVGMRKVRLHLQAGTDKAFFALMLLELAERFQPALSIMDAVIAMEGNGPGNGDPVQLGALLASTTPIALDTIATAMVNLPEQRVWTQRVARESGREGVSINEIILQGADLSSLATTNFLAAKNSDVNFGLPTPVKNLLKNAITAQPGITGDCKKCGHCVTHCPPEAVSIDERGVQIDYGRCIRCFCCQELCPHGAIVTQQGVLLRLAEFIQGQRGNNDKTR from the coding sequence ATGAGCCATTCCGTCTCACTGCAAGCCTTAACCGATTATGACCCCGCTCGAGTGCAGGACGCGCTACATCTTCTCCTTGAACCACTAGGGGGCATTTCCAGCTTTATCAAATCCGGCCAGAAGGTCCTTTTAAAGCCCAACATGTTGGCCGGCAAGACCCCTGAGAAAGCCGTCACCACTCATCCGGAAATCGTACGCCAGGTCATCCTTATGGCCCAGAGTGCCGGTGGGCATATCAGCGTAGGAGACTCGCCCGGGTTGGGCAAACCGGAGAACGTCGCCCGCAAATGCGGCATAATGGACGTGATTGAGGAGACCGGAGTTCATTTCGCACCCTTTGAGGAATCCGTTCCGATCACTCTAAAAACAGGGACCTTCCATCATTTGGAAGTAGCCAGAGAAGCCCTGGAAACCGACGTTATCATCAACCTGCCCAAACTCAAGACTCACCAGATGATGGGTTATACCGGAGCGGTCAAAAACCTTTTCGGGCTCGTAGTCGGCATGCGCAAAGTCCGGTTGCATCTTCAAGCGGGGACCGACAAAGCGTTCTTTGCCCTGATGCTGCTTGAGCTAGCGGAACGCTTCCAGCCGGCCCTTTCGATCATGGACGCGGTTATCGCCATGGAAGGTAATGGCCCAGGTAACGGCGACCCAGTTCAGCTAGGGGCTTTGCTCGCATCAACAACACCCATTGCTCTCGACACTATCGCGACCGCCATGGTTAACCTTCCGGAGCAAAGAGTCTGGACCCAACGCGTTGCCAGAGAATCAGGACGTGAGGGCGTCTCGATTAACGAGATCATTCTTCAGGGCGCAGATTTGTCCTCGCTGGCAACAACCAACTTCCTTGCAGCGAAGAATTCCGATGTCAACTTCGGGTTGCCGACCCCCGTCAAAAACCTGCTCAAAAATGCCATCACCGCACAACCCGGCATCACCGGTGATTGCAAAAAGTGCGGACATTGTGTCACCCATTGTCCTCCAGAGGCCGTGAGTATTGATGAGCGTGGTGTCCAGATTGACTATGGTCGATGTATTCGTTGTTTCTGTTGCCAGGAACTTTGTCCTCATGGCGCAATTGTCACCCAGCAAGGTGTCCTGTTGCGGTTAGCAGAATTTATTCAGGGGCAGAGAGGCAACAACGATAAGACCCGGTAA
- a CDS encoding bacteriohemerythrin gives MLFVWDEDYRTGIDEIDRDHKGLVNLINDLYEAMQDGSGGALLLPIFSALKRYTEDHFVKEERYMIECGAPDQSKHFQEHKRMAETLADLESRHRHGEAAISLQTLTFLRDWLKNHICVVDQAMAAKIKKQAERLDT, from the coding sequence ATGCTGTTTGTCTGGGATGAAGATTACCGAACAGGCATCGATGAGATCGACCGTGACCACAAGGGCTTGGTCAACTTGATCAATGACCTTTATGAAGCAATGCAGGACGGAAGCGGTGGCGCCCTGCTTCTGCCAATATTTTCAGCGCTGAAGCGTTACACGGAGGATCACTTCGTTAAAGAAGAACGTTACATGATTGAGTGCGGAGCCCCGGATCAGAGCAAGCATTTCCAGGAACATAAACGCATGGCGGAAACCCTTGCCGACCTGGAAAGCAGACACCGCCATGGAGAAGCCGCAATTTCCCTGCAAACACTGACCTTCTTGCGGGACTGGCTAAAAAACCACATCTGCGTCGTAGACCAGGCGATGGCGGCCAAGATCAAAAAACAAGCAGAAAGGCTGGACACATAA
- a CDS encoding NifU family protein, which yields MKEKVQEVLELVRPALQADGGDVELVDVTDDGIVSVRLTGACGSCPMSTMTLKMGIERTLRDKLPEVKEVVQV from the coding sequence ATGAAAGAAAAGGTCCAGGAAGTCCTTGAGCTGGTTCGTCCTGCGTTGCAGGCCGATGGTGGCGATGTTGAACTGGTTGATGTTACCGACGACGGTATCGTCAGCGTCAGGCTGACCGGCGCATGTGGCTCCTGCCCCATGTCAACCATGACTCTGAAGATGGGTATCGAGAGAACTCTCAGGGACAAGCTTCCTGAGGTTAAAGAGGTGGTCCAGGTCTGA
- a CDS encoding SAM-dependent methyltransferase, giving the protein MTSQVPPQENPTPLSALLLQQLKSSDGVRFAAFMEQALYHPEYGYYMAPRDRIGKSGDFFTSSSVNALFGRLVARQLMQMFTLLGGGAFQVVEQGAGEGHLAQDILDAIAEEAPELYSQLQYTLVEVSQDNRQRQSENLEKHIDRVAWCSTDDWSIASGCFLSNELVDAFPVQLVEKHDGQLQEVFVTTRDDAFVEELREPAGPELGEYFSWLGSSPVEGNRAEANLAAPAWMRHVGKRIEKGFAITIDYGYPVEELYAPYRRAGTLMCYHRHQADDNPYDRVGEKDITAHVDFTALQKAGCEVGLETLWFGEQYRFLLALGFFEELVKLEAAASDEKEARALRLTLKNLIMPEAGMGETFKVLVQGKNVGSPELSCSRAIGAIPFG; this is encoded by the coding sequence ATGACCTCGCAAGTTCCCCCACAAGAAAACCCTACGCCCCTGTCCGCTTTGCTGCTACAGCAGCTTAAGAGCTCCGATGGAGTCCGCTTTGCAGCCTTTATGGAGCAGGCCCTTTATCACCCTGAATATGGTTATTACATGGCCCCACGCGACCGGATTGGCAAGTCCGGTGACTTTTTTACCTCCAGTAGTGTCAATGCCCTCTTCGGCCGCCTTGTTGCTCGGCAGTTGATGCAGATGTTCACCTTGCTTGGTGGTGGAGCTTTTCAGGTGGTCGAGCAGGGGGCTGGAGAAGGACATCTGGCCCAGGATATTCTCGATGCGATCGCAGAGGAAGCTCCAGAGCTTTATTCACAGTTGCAATACACTCTTGTTGAGGTCAGTCAGGACAATCGTCAACGGCAAAGTGAGAATCTTGAAAAACATATTGATCGAGTTGCCTGGTGCTCTACTGATGATTGGTCAATAGCTTCAGGTTGCTTCCTGTCCAATGAGCTGGTTGATGCCTTCCCCGTGCAACTTGTCGAGAAACACGATGGACAGCTTCAGGAAGTTTTTGTCACCACCCGCGATGATGCTTTCGTAGAAGAATTGCGTGAGCCCGCAGGGCCTGAGTTGGGTGAATATTTTAGCTGGCTCGGCTCGTCTCCTGTGGAAGGGAATCGTGCTGAAGCCAACCTGGCCGCTCCTGCGTGGATGCGACATGTTGGCAAGCGGATTGAAAAAGGCTTTGCGATAACGATAGACTATGGTTATCCGGTCGAAGAACTCTATGCCCCTTATCGAAGGGCCGGAACCTTGATGTGTTACCATCGACACCAGGCTGACGATAACCCCTATGATCGTGTGGGTGAGAAAGATATCACCGCGCACGTTGATTTTACCGCCTTGCAGAAAGCCGGTTGCGAGGTGGGTTTGGAAACACTCTGGTTTGGTGAACAGTATCGTTTCTTGCTGGCACTTGGGTTTTTTGAAGAATTGGTCAAGCTCGAAGCGGCCGCGTCGGATGAAAAGGAAGCACGCGCCTTGCGCCTTACTTTGAAAAATCTGATTATGCCGGAGGCGGGGATGGGAGAAACTTTCAAGGTCCTTGTTCAGGGAAAGAATGTTGGCTCCCCGGAGCTGTCCTGTAGCCGCGCAATCGGTGCGATCCCTTTCGGTTGA
- a CDS encoding glycerophosphodiester phosphodiesterase family protein yields MQRPFIWAHRGASKFAPENTMAAFSAAVELGADGLELDIHLSRDGIPVVIHDESLERTTDGQGLVADASLEQLQKLDAGGWFSPEFIRAPLPTLAEVLSAFTGKLSLNLELKEFSTGVEVLSLLRQHPDAEFIISSFDYDLLRGLRSLDEALPLAVLFEAGNWRQAVRFANEISACAFHPADNLVCRRMMSACRNLGLPVSVWTVDRPEQARSMLRMGVSGLFTNDPGALLSARPVLVSIL; encoded by the coding sequence ATGCAACGTCCTTTCATCTGGGCTCATCGTGGCGCTTCAAAATTTGCTCCGGAAAACACCATGGCAGCGTTTTCTGCTGCGGTTGAACTCGGAGCTGACGGTCTTGAACTTGATATCCATCTCTCTCGAGATGGTATCCCTGTCGTGATCCACGACGAATCTCTGGAGAGGACCACTGATGGCCAGGGGCTTGTTGCGGATGCGAGTCTGGAGCAGTTGCAGAAGCTCGATGCCGGTGGTTGGTTCTCCCCCGAGTTTATAAGGGCGCCGCTACCGACCCTTGCAGAAGTTCTGTCAGCGTTTACTGGAAAGCTCAGCCTGAACCTTGAGCTGAAAGAGTTTTCAACCGGAGTCGAAGTGCTGTCGTTGCTGCGCCAGCACCCTGATGCTGAATTTATAATATCCTCCTTTGATTACGACTTGTTGAGAGGTTTGCGCTCGCTCGATGAAGCACTGCCGCTGGCGGTCCTTTTTGAAGCCGGCAACTGGAGGCAGGCGGTTCGGTTTGCCAACGAAATCTCTGCTTGTGCATTCCATCCTGCGGACAACCTGGTTTGCCGCAGAATGATGTCTGCGTGTAGAAACCTGGGCCTGCCTGTTTCGGTGTGGACCGTTGATCGGCCTGAACAAGCCAGAAGCATGTTGAGGATGGGTGTCTCCGGACTATTCACAAACGATCCAGGCGCTCTTCTTTCGGCCAGGCCCGTGCTCGTTTCCATCTTGTAA
- a CDS encoding rhodanese-like domain-containing protein — MRCKFVFSFVLLLILLPVYANAAVARNLSSQEAYAMVGQRGDLFLLDVRTFGEYQQARLDGARLIPIDQFVKRLAEVPKDRPVLVYCAVGSRSAQVVNYLARQGYPEIYNLSGGIYAWAQKGLPVLQGGP, encoded by the coding sequence ATGAGATGTAAGTTTGTTTTCTCCTTTGTTTTACTGCTGATACTACTCCCGGTTTATGCCAACGCCGCTGTTGCCCGCAATCTGTCTTCTCAGGAGGCCTATGCAATGGTTGGCCAGCGTGGTGATCTTTTCCTCCTTGATGTCCGCACTTTTGGCGAATACCAGCAGGCACGGCTCGATGGGGCACGTTTGATCCCGATTGATCAGTTTGTGAAGCGCCTCGCAGAGGTCCCCAAAGATCGTCCGGTTCTGGTCTACTGTGCCGTTGGTTCACGTAGCGCCCAGGTCGTTAATTATCTGGCTCGACAGGGCTACCCTGAGATTTACAACCTGTCCGGTGGAATTTATGCCTGGGCCCAAAAAGGGCTTCCTGTTTTGCAGGGTGGCCCTTAG
- the glpX gene encoding class II fructose-bisphosphatase, producing the protein MDRNLALELIRVTEAAALSCGRWVGKGDKMAADDAATTAMRSSLDSMEISGTVVIGEGEMDEAPMLYIGEKLGRGNGQEVDIAVDPLEGTNICAKGLNGSIATIALAPRGGFLHAPDMYMEKIAVGPTARGAIDINESPTVNLQRVADAKKCYIEDLTVVILDRPRHDKIVDEIRKAGARIHLITDGDVAPAIAAAVEGSGVDMLLGIGGAPEGVLAAAALKCMGGDMQGRLVFMNDEERERAKGMGIDDFDKVYQCNEMANGDVVFAATGVTSGELLRGTRYYSGGAETHSIVMRSKTRTIRFVETRHTFDYKPKY; encoded by the coding sequence ATGGATCGTAACCTAGCACTTGAGCTGATCAGAGTCACTGAAGCAGCAGCCCTTTCATGCGGCCGCTGGGTTGGCAAAGGCGACAAAATGGCAGCAGATGACGCAGCCACAACAGCGATGCGCAGCTCCCTCGACTCCATGGAGATCTCCGGCACAGTGGTCATCGGCGAAGGCGAGATGGACGAAGCTCCCATGCTTTATATAGGTGAGAAACTGGGACGCGGCAACGGCCAGGAAGTGGATATCGCTGTCGACCCTCTCGAAGGAACCAATATCTGCGCCAAGGGCCTTAATGGCTCAATCGCAACGATTGCCCTGGCCCCTCGAGGCGGATTCCTGCACGCCCCCGACATGTACATGGAAAAAATTGCTGTTGGCCCGACGGCAAGAGGGGCCATCGACATCAACGAATCACCAACGGTCAACCTGCAAAGGGTTGCCGATGCGAAAAAATGCTATATTGAAGACCTCACCGTTGTGATTCTTGATCGGCCCCGGCATGATAAAATCGTCGATGAAATCCGTAAAGCTGGAGCTCGCATTCACCTGATCACCGACGGTGATGTCGCTCCGGCTATCGCTGCCGCAGTTGAAGGCAGCGGCGTAGACATGCTGCTTGGCATCGGTGGCGCTCCGGAAGGAGTTCTCGCTGCTGCGGCTTTGAAATGTATGGGCGGAGATATGCAGGGCAGACTGGTATTCATGAACGATGAAGAACGTGAACGCGCCAAAGGCATGGGCATTGACGACTTCGACAAAGTCTACCAATGCAACGAGATGGCCAATGGGGATGTTGTTTTCGCCGCAACCGGCGTGACCAGCGGCGAACTGCTACGTGGCACCCGCTACTACTCAGGAGGCGCAGAAACCCACTCTATCGTTATGCG